The nucleotide window GCTGCCCATCAGGTGACCTTTTTGTTGCGGCTTGAGAAAATCCACCTGACGCAACACCTGCTCCAGGTGGTCGAACATATGCTCCAGATCGGCTGCTCCGGCCCGGGGTCCCTGGGTGGTTGGATCCAGGGCGAAGGTGTGTCCCAGACCTCTGCCCAACATGATTTCGTACCCCAGAATCAACACGGCCTGGGCCAGGTTCAGCGATCCATGCACCCCGGTTGTGGGAATGTTGCAGATCCAGTCGGCTCGTTCCACATCCCTGGTTTCGAGACCGGTGCGTTCCGTGCCGAAAAGGAGGCCCACCCGGGTTTCCGGTCTGGCCAGGATGGCAGGCATGCGTTCGCCCAACTCCCGGGGCGTGACGACCACCTGTCGTTGGCCACGGGTCCGGTTGGTGGTGGCGACCAGAAAATTGCGATCCTCAAGGGCGGCATCCAGTGACGAAAATACCTGACTCTCCTCCAGAATCCAAC belongs to Magnetococcales bacterium and includes:
- a CDS encoding RNA methyltransferase, with protein sequence MEESIVVILDRPAQPGNIGACARAMANMGLNRLRLVNPREFPHTNATEFAVGASWILEESQVFSSLDAALEDRNFLVATTNRTRGQRQVVVTPRELGERMPAILARPETRVGLLFGTERTGLETRDVERADWICNIPTTGVHGSLNLAQAVLILGYEIMLGRGLGHTFALDPTTQGPRAGAADLEHMFDHLEQVLRQVDFLKPQQKGHLMGSIKAIFHRAAMDKREVAIMRGIINEIGRPPRPQDS